In a single window of the Phycisphaerales bacterium genome:
- a CDS encoding aldo/keto reductase, with protein MQYRRLGANCGVRVSPLCLGTMNFGAITGEKDSWAIMDHALAEGINFFDTANVYGRAFWSAEQKGQVGLTETVIGNWFAQGGGRRQRTVLATKVYGQMQLAEGYDPDREGGLSARRIILDCEASLRRLQTDYIDLYQMHHIDRACPVEEVFEAFDALKKQGKVLYMGSSNFAGWDIARYNETARRLGTPGLVSEQSIYSLRVRAIEAEVVPACREYGVGIIPWSPLGGGLLGGVLGKDASRDASQGSRRTGPRINEALDKCRAQVEQYEALCSELGESPANVALAWLLHNPVVTAPIIGPRTMEQFTGCLRAIELKLEDATLQSLNEIWPGPGGEAPKNYAW; from the coding sequence ATGCAATACCGGCGACTCGGAGCGAACTGCGGCGTGCGCGTCAGCCCGCTGTGCCTGGGCACGATGAACTTCGGCGCCATCACCGGCGAGAAGGATTCGTGGGCCATCATGGACCACGCGCTCGCCGAAGGAATCAACTTCTTCGACACCGCCAATGTCTACGGCCGCGCGTTCTGGAGCGCCGAGCAGAAGGGACAGGTCGGCCTGACCGAAACCGTCATCGGCAACTGGTTCGCCCAGGGCGGCGGACGGCGGCAGCGCACGGTGCTCGCCACCAAGGTCTACGGCCAGATGCAACTGGCCGAGGGCTACGACCCCGACCGCGAAGGCGGCCTGAGCGCCCGGCGAATCATCCTCGATTGCGAAGCGTCGCTGCGCCGCCTGCAGACGGACTACATCGATCTCTACCAGATGCACCACATCGATCGCGCCTGTCCGGTCGAGGAAGTCTTCGAGGCATTCGATGCGCTCAAGAAGCAGGGCAAGGTGCTCTACATGGGCTCGAGCAACTTCGCCGGCTGGGACATCGCTCGCTACAACGAAACCGCGCGGCGCCTGGGAACGCCGGGCCTCGTGAGCGAGCAGAGCATTTACAGCCTGCGCGTGCGCGCGATCGAGGCGGAGGTCGTGCCCGCGTGCCGGGAGTACGGCGTGGGCATCATTCCGTGGAGCCCGCTGGGCGGCGGGCTGCTCGGCGGCGTGCTGGGCAAGGATGCAAGCCGGGATGCGAGCCAAGGCTCGCGCCGCACCGGGCCGCGCATCAACGAAGCGCTGGACAAGTGCCGCGCACAGGTCGAGCAGTACGAAGCGCTGTGCAGCGAACTGGGCGAGTCGCCCGCGAACGTCGCGCTGGCGTGGCTGCTGCACAACCCGGTCGTCACGGCGCCGATCATCGGTCCGCGCACCATGGAGCAGTTCACCGGCTGCCTCCGCGCGATCGAACTCAAACTCGAAGACGCGACACTGCAGAGCCTCAACGAAATCTGGCCCGGCCCCGGCGGCGAAGCGCCGAAGAATTACGCGTGGTAA